In Limanda limanda chromosome 23, fLimLim1.1, whole genome shotgun sequence, a genomic segment contains:
- the LOC132996488 gene encoding aldehyde oxidase 1-like has protein sequence MSSGNRGDALCFFINGNKVTENHADPETMLLSFLREKLRLTGTKYGCGGGGCGACTVMVSRYQPATKTIIHYSANACLLPLCQLHGAAVTTVEGIGSTKTRIHPVQERIAKAHGSQCGFCTPGMVMSMYTLLRNTPQPCMDDITQALAGNLCRCTGYRPIVDGCRTFCQETNCCKANGAGDCCLDGEKNTEGEPKQETNCSQANGAGDCCLNAEKDTDEPEQEKPRLFDKDEFVQLDPTQELIFPPELILMAEARNPQTLTFHGERMTCVFPASLEELVQLKSSNPKAPLLMGNTNIGPDIKFKGVVHPLIISPTSVMELYEVTQTPQGVWLGAGCSLSEVRSLLEKLRPQFPEEKTELFTALIQQLGNLGSQQIRNVATLGGNIMSAYPNSDLNPVLAAGNCKLSVISSGGRQEIPLHQDFFVSFGKTALKPEDIVLSIFIPFSRKGEFVRAFRQAPRKESSFATVTTGMRVFFSEGSRVVQDVSIYFGGMGSTTVSAAKTCAALIKRPWDDEVLGQAYDVLLDELALPPSTPGGKVEFRRSLTLSFLFKFNLEILQKLREMNVITDQLPEKIQPLPREIQSSLQEFQHVPKDQNNQDPVGRPIMHRSAISQATGEAVYCDDIPRTDGELFLALVTSSRAHAKITGMDMSEALQLPGVFNVITAKDIPGKKVREMFGYEEELLAETEVSCIGQMLCAVVADTRVHARQGAAAVKISYEDLPDPVFTTEEAIEKSSFFEPRRMIQIGNVTETFKSVDNIHEGEVRLGAQEHFYMETQSMLVVPVGEETEFNAFVSTQWPTLIQDAIAETLGIPSNRVTCHVKRVGGAFGGKVTKTSILACITSVAAWKTNRAVRCVLERGEDMLITGARHPVLGKYKVGFMNDGRIMAADIQYYANAGNTVDESVLVVEKILLHMDNAYNIPNLRGRGAACRTNLPSNTAFRGFGVPQSIMVAENMVNDVAAVLGRPADQIRETNMYKGVSLTHYKFEFSPENLLRCWEECKTKSDYSNRRQAVDQFNQQSCWKKRGMSIIPIKYGIAFSEGFLNQAGALVHIYKDGSVLVTHGGAEIGQGIHTKMQQVASRELHIPLSKIHISETSTNTVPNTCPSAASFGTDANGMAVKDACQTLYQRLEPVRQKNPEGSWESWVQAAFFEKISLSATGFYKGLDLYMDWDKMEGQPYSYYTFGVCCCEVELDCLTGDFRTLRTDIVVDIGRSVNPSVDIGQIEGAFMQGLGLYTLEELKFSPSGLLYTRGPSQYKIPAVCDVPLRFNVYLLSDSHNPNAIYSSKGIGEPVLSLGSSVFFAIKDAVAAARSESGLTGPFPLDSPATAERACLACASPFTQKIEADKPGSFKPWALNI, from the exons ATGTCTTCAGGGAACCGAGGAGACGCGTTGTGCTTCTTCATCAACGGGAACAAG GTAACGGAGAACCATGCCGACCCGGAGACAATGCTTTTGTCCTTCCTCAGAGAGAAAT TGAGGTTGACTGGAACCAAGTATGGCTGTGGGGGCGGAGGCTGCGGCGCGTGCACCGTCATGGTGTCTCGCTATCAACCTGCCACCAAAACCATCAT ACACTACTCGGCGAACGCCTGCCTCCTGCCGCTGTGTCAGCTCCATGGAGCCGCAGTCACCACGGTGGAGGGCATCGGCAGCACCAAGACCAGGATCCACCCCGTGCAG gaGCGAATAGCGAAGGCTCATGGGTCCCAGTGTGGCTTCTGCACTCCGGGGATGGTGATGTCCATGTACACGCTGCTGAGGAACACACCTCAGCCCTGCATGGACGACATCACCCAGGCTCTGGCTG GTAATTTGTGTCGGTGCACTGGATATCGCCCCATTGTTGATGGCTGCAGGACCTTCTGTCAG GAAACCAACTGCTGCAAAGCCAATGGAGCCGGAGACTGTTGCCTCGATGGAGAGAAAAATACTGAAGGAGAACCAAAGCAG GAAACCAACTGCTCTCAAGCCAATGGAGCCGGAGACTGTTGCCTCAATGCAGAGAAAGATACTGATGAACCAGAGCAG GAGAAGCCCCGGCTGTTTGATAAGGACGAGTTTGTGCAACTGGACCCGACACAGGAGCTGATTTTCCCTCCTGAACTCATC CTGATGGCGGAGGCAAGGAACCCACAGACACTCACGTTTCACGGGGAGAGGATGACCTGCGTGTTCCCTGcctctctggaggagctggtgcAGCTGAAGAGCAGCAACCCCAAAGCTCCGCTGCTCATGGGAAACACCAACATAG GTCCAGATATAAAGTTCAAGGGCGTTGTGCATCCGCTGATCATATCCCCAACCAGCGTGATGGAGCTGTATGAGGTCACTCAGACGCCACAAG gtgTTTGGTTGGGAGCGGGTTGCAGTCTGTCCGAGGTCCGCTCTCTTCTAGAGAAGCTGCGTCCTCAGTTTCCAGAGGAGAAGACCGAACTCTTCACAGCCCTGATCCAGCAGCTGGGGAACCTGGGAAGCCAGCAGATCCGTAACGTCGCT ACTCTTGGAGGCAACATCATGAGTGCGTACCCCAATTCCGACCTGAACCCAGTTTTGGCTGCAGGGAACTGCAAACTGAGTGTCATTTCCAGTG GAGGAAGACAGGAGATCCCTCTGCATCAGGATTTCTTTGTAAGCTTTGGGAAAACCGCCCTGAAACCTGAAGACATTGTACTCTCGATTTTCATTCCCTTTTCCAGAAAG GGGGAGTTTGTTCGAGCCTTCCGTCAGGCTCCGAGAAAGGAGAGCTCCTTCGCCACTGTGACGACAGGAATGAGGGTGTTTTTCTCAGAGGGATCTCGAGTGGTCCAGGACGTCAGCATTTATTTTGGAGGAATGGGATCGACCACAGTGAGTGCTGCCAAAACCTGCGCAGCTCTCATCAAGAG GCCATGGGACGATGAAGTCCTCGGCCAGGCCTATGACGTCCTCCTGGACGAGTTGGCCCTTCCTCCTTCGACCCCCGGAGGGAAAGTTGAGTTCCGGCGCTCACTGACTCTCAGCTTCCTCTTCAAGTTTAACCTGGAGATCCTGCAGAAGCTCAGAGAAATG AATGTGATCACAGATCAGCTTCCTGAGAAGATTCAGCCTTTACCCAGAGAGATCCAGTCCAGCCTGCAGGAGTTCCAG catgtGCCGAAGGACCAGAACAACCAGGACCCAGTAGGCCGTCCCATAATGCATCGCTCTGCCATCAGCCAGGCCACAGGTGAAGCCGTGTACTGCGACGACATCCCCAGAACAGACGGAGAACTCTTCCTGGCTCTGGTCACCAGCTCTCGAGCACACGCTAAAATCAC GGGGATGGATATGAGCGAGGCTCTCCAGCTTCCTGGTGTCTTCAACGTCATCACAGCCAAAGATATTCCTGGGAAGAAAGTCCGTGAGATGTTTGGATATGAAGAGGAGCTCCTCGCCGAGACAGAG GTGTCGTGCATCGGTCAGATGTTGTGTGCTGTGGTCGCTGATACACGGGTGCACGCCAGGCAAGGTGCAGCAGCCGTGAAGATCAGCTACGAGGACTTGCCGGATCCCGTGTTCACCACAGAG GAAGCCATTGAGAAATCCTCTTTCTTCGAGCCACGGAGGATGATACAGATTGGAAATGTAACCGAGACTTTTAAAAGTGTTGACAATATTCATGAAG GAGAGGTTCGACTGGGCGCCCAGGAGCATTTCTACATGGAGACTCAGAGCATGCTGGTTGTTCCTGTCGGCGAGGAGACGGAGTTCAACGCTTTCGTCTCCACTCAGTGGCCGACTTTAATTCAG GATGCGATAGCGGAGACACTGGGCATCCCGTCAAACCGAGTCACCTGTCACGTCAAAAGGGTCGGCGGAGCATTCGGAGGGAAGGTCACCAAAACCTCCATCTTGGCTTGTATCACATCTGTGGCTGCTTGGAA GACCAATCGTGCAGTCCGGTGTGTTTTGGAGCGAGGGGAGGACATGCTGATCACGGGAGCTCGTCATCCTGTCCTGGGAAAGTACAAG GTCGGTTTTATGAACGATGGAAGGATCATGGCGGCAGACATCCAGTACTACGCCAATGCTGGGAACACTGTGGATGAATCTGTTCTG GTTGTTGAGAAGATTCTGCTCCACATGGACAACGCATACAACATCCCCAACCTGCGAGGCCGCGGTGCCGCCTGCAGGACCAACCTTCCCTCCAACACGGCCTTCAGGGGCTTCGGCGTGCCCCAGAGCATCATGGTTGCGGAGAACATGGTGAACGACGTGGCTGCGGTGCTGGGACGCCCTGCTGACCAG ATTCGGGAGACCAACATGTACAAGGGGGTGTCACTCACCCACTACAAGTTTGAGTTCAGCCCAGAGAACTTGCTGCGCTGCTGGGAGGAGTGTAAGACCAAGTCTGACTACAGCAACCGGCGCCAAGCCGTCGACCAGTTCAACCAACAGAGCTGCTGGAAGAAGAGGGGCATGTCCATCATCCCCATTAAATATGGCATCGCATTTTCTGAGGGCTTCTTAAATCAG gcAGGGGCTCTGGTCCACATCTATAAAGACGGCTCTGTTCTGGTAACTCATGGTGGGGCAGAGATTGGTCAGGGAATCCACACTAAAATGCAGCAG GTTGCCAGCAGAGAGCTGCACATCCCGCTCTCTAAGATTCACATAAGTGAAACCAGCACCAACACTGTTCCCAACACCTGCCCCTCCGCTGCTTCCTTTGGCACGGACGCCAACGGCATGGCGGTCAAG GATGCCTGCCAGACTCTGTACCAGCGACTGGAGCCAGTCAGGCAGAAGAACCCCGAAGGATCATGGGAGAGTTGG GTCCAGGCAGCATTTTTTGAGAAAATCAGTTTGTCGGCCACTGGATTCTACAA aggTCTAGACCTTTACATGGACTGGGACAAGATGGAGGGTCAGCCTTACTCATACTACACATTCGGGGTGTGTTGCTGTGAGGTGGAGCTGGACTGCCTCACCGGAGACTTCAGG ACTTTGAGGACAGACATTGTGGTCGACATCGGAAGGAGTGTGAACCCCTCTGTGGACATCGGACAG atTGAAGGAGCCTTTATGCAGGGTTTGGGTCTCTacactctggaggagctgaagttCTCTCCCTCCGGGCTCCTGTACACTCGCGGCCCTTCCCAGTATAAGATCCCTGCGGTGTGCGACGTGCCACTTCGCTTCAACGTCTACCTGCTGTCGGACTCCCACAATCCCAACGCCATCTACTCCTCAAAG GGAATAGGAGAACCCGTCCTCTCCCTGGGCAGCTCCGTGTTCTTCGCCATCAAGGACGCTGTGGCCGCTGCTCGCTCAGAGTCCGGTCTCACTGGCCCATTTCCCCTGGACAGCCCAGCGACAGCAGAGAGGGCCTGTCTGGCCTGTGCCTCCCCGTTCACTCAGAAG ATTGAAGCCGACAAACCAGGATCGTTCAAACCGTGGGCCTTGAACATCTAA